One Caulobacter segnis genomic window carries:
- a CDS encoding serine hydrolase domain-containing protein gives MAFRNLIAAVLAATVLGGGSSAVLAATPAIVAAAPESAGFSAEGLKKLDTHMQGLVDTGHLPGVITMLVRHGKIVNFEVHGKKGFDGPPMTKDTVFRIYSQTKPVTGVAMMILFEEGKWKLDDPVSKYVPEFASLRVFKGVNPDGSFDTVPADRPPTMRELMSHSGGFAYGLVPDNPIDKAYVDTGVLGAKSRQEFVQKVAALPLVAQPGTRWKYSVSVDIQGLIIEKLTGMSLGDFMRQRIFAPLKMVDTGFWLPTAKTDRLASLYVWDGKAGKLAPADGFMVLDISKPPVVASGGGGLVSTSADYARFAQMLLNGGELEGKRILKPETVALMRTNALSDAIMNSDEPPFNTAKGRGFGLDFAVVLDSAKAGPQGEGTYSWGGAAGTWFWIDPKNDLFFLGMIHILNKGGDPAIKDIDDDSAKLVYEALVDPKK, from the coding sequence TTGGCGTTTCGCAATTTGATCGCGGCGGTGTTGGCCGCGACCGTGCTCGGCGGCGGGTCTTCCGCCGTCCTGGCCGCTACGCCCGCCATTGTCGCCGCGGCGCCCGAGAGCGCGGGCTTCTCGGCCGAGGGGCTGAAGAAGCTGGACACCCATATGCAGGGCCTGGTCGACACCGGCCACCTGCCGGGCGTCATCACCATGCTGGTCCGCCACGGCAAGATCGTGAACTTCGAGGTTCACGGCAAGAAGGGCTTCGATGGCCCGCCGATGACCAAGGACACCGTCTTCCGCATTTACTCGCAGACCAAGCCGGTCACCGGCGTGGCGATGATGATCCTCTTCGAGGAGGGCAAGTGGAAGCTGGACGACCCGGTCAGCAAGTACGTGCCGGAGTTCGCGTCCCTCCGGGTCTTCAAGGGCGTCAATCCCGACGGCTCGTTCGACACCGTCCCCGCCGACCGCCCGCCGACCATGCGTGAGCTGATGAGCCACTCGGGCGGCTTCGCCTATGGCCTGGTCCCCGACAACCCGATCGACAAGGCCTATGTCGACACCGGCGTGCTGGGGGCGAAGTCGCGCCAGGAGTTCGTCCAGAAGGTCGCCGCCCTGCCGCTGGTCGCCCAGCCGGGAACGCGCTGGAAGTACAGCGTCTCGGTCGACATCCAGGGGCTGATCATCGAGAAGCTGACCGGCATGTCGCTGGGCGACTTCATGCGGCAGCGGATCTTCGCGCCGCTGAAGATGGTCGACACCGGCTTCTGGCTGCCGACCGCCAAGACCGATCGCCTGGCTTCGCTGTACGTTTGGGACGGCAAGGCCGGCAAGCTGGCGCCGGCCGACGGCTTCATGGTGCTGGACATCAGCAAGCCGCCGGTCGTGGCCTCGGGCGGCGGCGGCCTGGTCTCGACCAGCGCCGACTACGCCCGCTTCGCCCAGATGCTGCTGAACGGCGGTGAGCTGGAGGGCAAGCGCATCCTGAAGCCCGAGACGGTCGCCCTGATGCGGACCAACGCGCTGAGCGACGCGATCATGAATTCCGACGAGCCGCCCTTCAACACGGCCAAGGGGCGGGGCTTCGGCCTCGACTTCGCGGTGGTGCTGGACAGCGCCAAGGCCGGGCCGCAAGGCGAGGGGACCTACAGCTGGGGCGGCGCGGCCGGCACCTGGTTCTGGATCGATCCCAAGAACGACCTCTTCTTCCTGGGCATGATCCACATCCTGAACAAGGGCGGCGATCCGGCCATCAAGGACATCGACGATGACTCGGCCAAGCTGGTCTACGAGGCCCTGGTCGATCCCAAGAAGTAG
- a CDS encoding bluetail domain-containing putative surface protein, with translation MATIDNLVTIYRNVHRLPANSDLPANAWTQLTLMAQGIDISRGGQQTGDIWTYASAVSWIHDSARATTEVAVLSYGFLGDVTLGTGGIDYLVSKDGGNPNNLNSEYYAKFSLENRFINFAVNLVKYGEAKVNFIQEYGENGTAYATFQKAYLKLLGVEKPIEDIISILSDEIPNGRGGTYTRGEYFAELGGDGGNGLGTRAAMVGWLMAEAVKADKGPYVEAMKAYLADIGLDGKALALNVFFSAYGKGGDNAIGGPSDPGLPGEKASFAHDWNVDAFNQEPDHNTHVLASDGNDVIKPIITDGPGGLDAGKHIRTAGGNDVVFVDNGTMRGLIDTGAGNDSIFLEKLDGRVITGAGYDNIDIGSFASLHLANGKVTDIAVIEDFQKGFDLLGFPGQAGPGEKKSLYFITTATFDEALTAYAGLTAANSNTVFEWGSDTYIFHNNGVAGLDAGDGLIKLAGVTGLTVGKSNEAVDIVFAA, from the coding sequence ATGGCCACCATCGACAATCTGGTCACGATCTACCGTAACGTTCACCGCCTGCCGGCCAACTCGGACCTGCCCGCCAACGCCTGGACCCAGCTGACGCTGATGGCGCAGGGCATCGACATCTCGCGCGGCGGCCAGCAGACGGGCGACATCTGGACATATGCCAGCGCCGTCAGCTGGATCCATGACAGCGCTAGGGCGACCACCGAGGTGGCGGTGCTCTCCTACGGCTTCCTGGGCGACGTGACCCTGGGCACGGGCGGCATCGACTACCTGGTCTCGAAAGACGGCGGCAACCCGAACAATCTGAACAGCGAGTACTACGCCAAGTTCAGCCTCGAGAACCGTTTCATCAACTTCGCCGTCAACCTGGTGAAATACGGTGAGGCCAAGGTCAACTTCATCCAGGAATACGGCGAGAACGGCACCGCCTACGCCACCTTCCAGAAGGCGTATCTGAAGCTATTGGGAGTCGAGAAACCGATCGAGGACATCATCTCGATCCTCAGCGACGAGATCCCCAACGGTCGCGGCGGGACCTATACGCGCGGCGAATACTTCGCCGAGTTGGGTGGCGATGGCGGCAATGGCCTGGGCACGCGCGCGGCCATGGTCGGTTGGCTGATGGCCGAGGCGGTCAAGGCCGACAAGGGTCCCTATGTCGAGGCCATGAAGGCCTACCTCGCCGACATCGGCCTGGACGGCAAGGCCCTGGCCCTGAACGTCTTCTTCTCGGCCTACGGCAAGGGCGGCGACAATGCGATCGGCGGGCCGTCGGATCCGGGACTGCCCGGCGAGAAGGCCAGCTTCGCCCACGACTGGAACGTCGACGCCTTCAACCAGGAGCCCGACCACAATACCCACGTCCTGGCCAGCGACGGCAACGACGTGATCAAGCCGATCATCACCGACGGTCCTGGCGGCCTGGACGCGGGCAAGCACATCCGCACCGCCGGCGGCAATGATGTGGTCTTCGTCGACAATGGAACAATGCGAGGCTTGATCGACACGGGAGCGGGCAACGACTCCATCTTCCTTGAGAAGCTGGACGGGCGCGTCATCACCGGGGCCGGCTATGACAACATCGACATCGGTTCGTTCGCTTCGCTCCACCTGGCCAATGGCAAGGTAACCGACATCGCCGTGATCGAGGACTTCCAGAAGGGCTTCGACCTGCTCGGCTTCCCCGGCCAGGCCGGCCCAGGGGAGAAGAAGTCGCTCTACTTCATCACCACCGCCACCTTTGACGAAGCCCTGACCGCCTATGCCGGCCTGACGGCCGCCAACAGCAACACCGTCTTCGAATGGGGGAGCGACACCTACATCTTCCACAACAACGGCGTGGCCGGGCTCGATGCGGGCGATGGCCTGATCAAGCTGGCCGGCGTCACCGGCCTGACCGTCGGCAAGTCCAACGAAGCCGTCGACATCGTCTTCGCGGCCTAG
- a CDS encoding serine hydrolase domain-containing protein — MSVRRLRRRALSVLASVFGCAAIVATPALALPKGKPEDLGFSAERLRRLDEHMQAMVTNGQVAGGVTLLARHGRVVHAMAFGRRALGGEPMPFDAIFRIRSETKPVTGVAMMILYEQGLWDLDDPVSKYVPEFANLRIATGVDAAGQPILAPVTRPPTMRELMTHTAGFAYGLADDPNSPADQAYYRAGVLQSASLTDLVQKVSGLPMFSEPGQLWRYSVAADIQGYIVEKLSGESLPVFMEEHIFAPLGMKDTAFFVPEQKQHRLAALYDGDPATGQLVPAVEGAWRDVSKPPAAPLGGGGLVSTAGDFARFAQMILNKGELGGVRILRPESVALMTQNHLPPGFVVTTNGTTGVLKPGPKPFPFAAGMGYGLDLAVAVDPAASGAPVGPGTVSWGGSAGTWFWIDPVNDLFFVGMIQRLGGVGPGLDAQSRALVYQAIERPPLVVPPPGQPPTKVAATTKATTAR; from the coding sequence ATGAGCGTTAGGAGGTTGCGTCGCCGCGCGCTGAGCGTTCTCGCCAGTGTCTTCGGCTGCGCGGCCATCGTCGCGACCCCGGCTCTGGCCTTGCCCAAGGGCAAGCCGGAGGACCTGGGTTTCAGCGCCGAGCGCCTGAGGCGCCTGGATGAGCACATGCAGGCGATGGTGACCAATGGCCAGGTCGCCGGCGGCGTGACCCTGCTGGCCCGTCATGGCCGCGTGGTCCACGCCATGGCGTTCGGTCGCCGCGCCCTGGGCGGCGAGCCGATGCCATTCGACGCCATCTTCCGGATCCGCTCGGAGACCAAGCCGGTCACGGGCGTGGCGATGATGATCCTTTACGAGCAGGGCCTGTGGGATCTGGACGATCCAGTCAGCAAGTACGTGCCCGAGTTCGCCAACCTGCGCATCGCCACCGGCGTCGACGCGGCCGGCCAGCCGATCCTGGCCCCGGTCACGCGCCCGCCGACGATGCGCGAGCTGATGACCCACACGGCCGGCTTCGCCTATGGCTTGGCCGATGATCCCAACAGCCCGGCCGACCAGGCCTACTATCGCGCGGGCGTGCTTCAGTCGGCTTCGCTGACCGATCTGGTCCAGAAGGTCTCGGGCCTGCCGATGTTCTCCGAGCCCGGCCAGCTGTGGCGCTACAGCGTGGCGGCCGACATCCAGGGCTACATCGTCGAGAAGCTGTCGGGCGAAAGCCTACCGGTGTTCATGGAAGAGCACATCTTCGCGCCGCTGGGCATGAAGGACACCGCCTTCTTCGTTCCCGAGCAGAAGCAGCATCGCCTGGCGGCGCTGTACGATGGCGATCCCGCGACCGGCCAACTGGTCCCGGCCGTGGAGGGCGCCTGGCGCGACGTCAGCAAGCCGCCGGCCGCGCCGCTGGGGGGAGGAGGGTTGGTCTCGACCGCGGGCGACTTCGCCCGCTTCGCCCAGATGATCTTGAACAAGGGCGAACTGGGCGGTGTGCGAATCCTGAGGCCCGAGTCCGTGGCCCTGATGACTCAGAACCACCTGCCGCCGGGGTTCGTGGTGACGACTAACGGCACGACGGGGGTCCTGAAGCCGGGCCCCAAGCCATTCCCGTTCGCCGCCGGCATGGGCTATGGTCTCGACTTGGCCGTGGCGGTGGATCCGGCCGCCTCGGGCGCGCCGGTCGGCCCCGGCACGGTCAGCTGGGGCGGAAGCGCCGGCACCTGGTTCTGGATCGACCCGGTCAACGACCTGTTCTTCGTCGGCATGATCCAGCGCTTGGGCGGCGTCGGTCCGGGCCTGGACGCCCAGTCGCGGGCGCTGGTCTACCAAGCCATCGAGCGCCCGCCGCTTGTGGTTCCGCCTCCGGGACAACCGCCGACCAAGGTGGCGGCGACCACCAAGGCGACGACGGCGCGTTAA
- the parC gene encoding DNA topoisomerase IV subunit A, translated as MNKPVLPPGGPGDGDRILDEPLTEALSRRYLAYALSTIGSRALPDVRDGLKPVHRRVLYAMSNMRLNPESAARKCAKVVGEVMGNFHPHGDQSIYDALVRLAQEFSQRIPLVEGQGNFGNIDGDSAAAMRYTECKMTEAATLLLDGIDEDAVDFRPTYDGQDEEPVVLPSGFPNLLANGSSGIAVGMATSIPPHNAAELIDACHLLLANPDATTEDLLEKVPGPDFPTGGVIVESRASLLETYETGRGGVRIRAKWEKEDTGRGTYQIVVTEIPYQVKKSDLVEQLADLIDSKKAALLGDVRDESAEDIRLVLEPKSKNVEPEVLMESLFKLSALESRFPVNINVLDARGTPGVMGIKQALMAFLAHRREVLTRRARHRLAKIEARLHILDGLLIAYLNLDEVIRIVRYEDKPKEKLIEAFKLSEIQADAILNTRLRQLAKLEEMEIRREHAELVEERDGILAMLASDEKQWKLVGVGLSQVREALLKIKHPLDKGGRPTGVTGRSIFADAPVVDADAAIEAMIVREPITIILSERGWIRAAKGKIDDPSELKFKEGDKLGFLVPAETTDKLLIFSSDGRFFTLGCDKLPSARGHGEPVRMMIELDDKVKIVDVFPFKAGRKRILASKLGYGFLMPEEEALANRKAGKQVLTVDAAGAAFCMEAVGDQLAVIGDNGKILIFPLEELPEMPRGKGVKLQSYREGGLRDGLSFNAETGAYWIDTAGRRRDWAEWKEWVGRRAGAGKLAPRGFATNKRFKPK; from the coding sequence ATGAACAAACCTGTCCTTCCTCCTGGCGGCCCCGGCGACGGCGACCGCATCCTCGACGAGCCCCTGACCGAGGCCCTCTCGCGGCGCTATCTGGCCTATGCGCTCTCGACGATCGGCTCGCGGGCGCTGCCCGACGTGCGCGATGGCCTGAAGCCCGTGCACCGTCGCGTGCTGTACGCGATGAGCAACATGCGCCTGAACCCCGAGTCCGCCGCGCGCAAGTGCGCCAAGGTGGTCGGCGAGGTCATGGGTAATTTCCACCCGCACGGCGACCAGTCGATCTACGACGCCCTGGTGCGCCTGGCGCAGGAGTTCTCGCAGCGCATCCCGCTGGTCGAGGGGCAAGGCAACTTCGGCAATATCGACGGCGATAGCGCCGCGGCCATGCGCTACACCGAGTGCAAGATGACGGAAGCGGCGACGCTTCTGCTGGACGGCATCGACGAGGACGCGGTCGACTTCCGGCCCACCTATGACGGTCAGGATGAGGAGCCGGTGGTTCTGCCGTCGGGGTTCCCGAACCTGCTGGCCAACGGCTCGTCCGGCATCGCCGTCGGCATGGCCACCTCGATCCCGCCGCATAACGCCGCCGAGCTGATCGACGCCTGCCACCTGCTGCTGGCCAATCCCGACGCCACGACCGAGGACCTGCTGGAAAAGGTCCCGGGGCCAGACTTCCCGACCGGCGGCGTGATCGTCGAATCCCGCGCGTCCTTGCTCGAGACCTACGAGACCGGTCGCGGCGGCGTGCGCATCCGCGCCAAATGGGAGAAGGAAGACACCGGTCGCGGCACCTACCAGATCGTCGTCACCGAGATTCCGTACCAGGTGAAGAAGTCGGACCTGGTCGAGCAACTGGCCGACCTGATCGACAGCAAGAAGGCCGCCCTGCTGGGCGACGTCCGCGACGAGAGCGCCGAGGACATCCGCCTGGTGCTCGAGCCGAAGTCCAAGAACGTCGAGCCTGAAGTGCTGATGGAGAGCCTGTTCAAGCTCTCGGCGCTGGAGAGCCGCTTCCCGGTCAATATCAACGTGCTGGACGCGCGCGGTACGCCCGGCGTGATGGGCATCAAGCAGGCCTTGATGGCCTTCCTGGCCCACCGCCGCGAGGTGCTGACCCGCCGGGCCCGCCACCGCCTGGCCAAGATCGAAGCCCGTCTGCACATCCTGGACGGTCTGCTGATCGCCTATCTGAACCTCGACGAGGTCATTCGGATCGTCCGCTACGAGGACAAGCCGAAAGAGAAGCTGATCGAGGCCTTCAAGCTCTCGGAGATCCAGGCCGACGCCATCCTCAACACCCGTCTGCGCCAGCTGGCCAAGCTGGAGGAGATGGAGATCCGCCGCGAGCACGCCGAACTGGTGGAGGAGCGCGACGGGATCCTGGCCATGCTGGCTAGCGACGAGAAGCAGTGGAAGCTGGTGGGCGTGGGCCTGAGCCAGGTCCGCGAGGCCCTGCTGAAGATCAAGCACCCGCTGGACAAGGGCGGCCGTCCGACCGGGGTGACCGGTCGCTCGATCTTCGCCGACGCTCCGGTCGTCGACGCCGACGCCGCCATCGAGGCGATGATCGTCCGCGAGCCGATCACGATCATCCTGTCGGAACGCGGCTGGATCCGCGCCGCAAAGGGCAAGATCGACGATCCGTCCGAGCTGAAGTTCAAGGAAGGCGACAAGCTGGGCTTCCTGGTCCCGGCCGAGACCACCGACAAGCTGCTGATTTTCTCCAGCGACGGCCGTTTCTTCACCCTGGGCTGCGACAAGCTTCCCAGCGCGCGGGGTCATGGCGAGCCGGTGCGGATGATGATCGAGCTGGACGACAAGGTGAAGATCGTCGACGTCTTCCCGTTCAAGGCCGGCCGCAAGCGCATTCTGGCCTCGAAGTTGGGTTATGGCTTCCTGATGCCCGAGGAAGAAGCCCTGGCCAACCGCAAGGCCGGCAAGCAGGTCCTGACCGTCGACGCCGCCGGCGCGGCCTTCTGCATGGAGGCCGTGGGCGACCAACTGGCCGTCATCGGCGACAACGGCAAGATCCTGATCTTCCCGCTGGAGGAACTGCCGGAAATGCCGCGCGGCAAGGGCGTCAAGCTGCAGTCCTACCGCGAGGGGGGCTTGCGCGACGGCCTGTCGTTCAACGCCGAGACCGGCGCCTATTGGATCGACACCGCCGGCCGCCGCCGCGACTGGGCGGAGTGGAAGGAATGGGTCGGCCGCCGGGCGGGCGCGGGCAAACTGGCGCCGCGGGGCTTCGCCACCAACAAGCGGTTCAAGCCGAAATGA
- a CDS encoding alkaline phosphatase D family protein produces the protein MSVLDRYALSRRRLLTAFGASAVTALSIPLESRAALAQAVFKTYPFQLGVASGDPSPDGFVIWTRLAPEPFEIGYGMPMAPVAVDWEVGDSPNFKTIVAKGTAIAPPELGHAVHVEVGGLQPGRDYWYRFTAGRDRSVAGRARTTPALGAALDRVRFAVAGCQNYETGYYTAYRRLAEDNPDFVFCYGDYIYEGRGSRITPNGGRPIENIRQHFGDEIYALDDYRRRYAQYKLDADLQAAHAAAPWFTVWDDHETDNNWVGDLDQDGTDPKLFNLRRQAAVQAYYENMPLRASSFPVGTSLQIYRRAAYGQLLNLNLLDTRQFRTDQPCNDKQSWCDAVTAPKAEVIGAMQEKWLMGGLTSSKATWNILAQQVMMMDLDRDPGPGVEVSSDSWAGYRIPRGRLLSKIRDAKVGNVVVLTGDEHQNFAGDLFVDGARHEGAPIASEFVITSISSGGDGNDQRDDFAKIQAANPILKFNNNQRGYAICDVTPKAFVTEFKVLDAVTRKDGKLSTRAKWALEAGKPGIFGA, from the coding sequence ATGTCCGTCCTCGACCGCTACGCCCTCAGCCGTCGTCGCCTGCTGACCGCTTTCGGCGCCTCGGCCGTCACGGCGCTGTCGATCCCGCTGGAGAGTCGGGCCGCCCTGGCCCAGGCGGTGTTCAAGACCTATCCGTTCCAGCTGGGCGTGGCCTCGGGGGATCCGTCGCCGGACGGCTTCGTGATCTGGACCCGCCTGGCGCCCGAACCGTTCGAGATCGGCTACGGCATGCCGATGGCCCCGGTCGCGGTCGATTGGGAAGTCGGCGACAGTCCGAATTTCAAGACCATCGTCGCCAAGGGGACGGCGATCGCGCCGCCAGAGTTGGGCCACGCGGTCCACGTTGAGGTCGGCGGGCTGCAGCCGGGGCGCGACTACTGGTACCGCTTCACCGCCGGCCGCGACCGCAGCGTGGCGGGCCGAGCCCGCACCACGCCGGCCCTGGGGGCGGCGCTGGACCGCGTCCGCTTCGCCGTCGCCGGCTGCCAGAACTACGAGACCGGCTACTACACGGCCTATCGCCGTTTGGCGGAGGATAACCCCGACTTCGTCTTCTGCTACGGCGATTACATCTACGAGGGCCGCGGCAGCCGGATCACGCCCAACGGCGGGCGACCGATCGAGAACATCCGCCAGCACTTCGGCGACGAGATCTACGCCCTGGACGACTACCGCCGTCGCTACGCCCAGTACAAGCTGGACGCCGACCTGCAGGCCGCCCACGCCGCCGCGCCGTGGTTCACGGTCTGGGACGACCATGAGACCGACAACAACTGGGTCGGCGACCTCGACCAGGACGGCACGGACCCCAAGCTGTTCAACCTGCGTCGCCAGGCGGCCGTCCAGGCCTATTACGAGAACATGCCGCTGCGGGCTTCCAGCTTCCCGGTCGGCACGTCCTTGCAGATCTACCGCCGCGCCGCCTACGGCCAGCTGCTGAACCTCAATCTGCTGGACACCCGCCAGTTCCGCACCGACCAGCCTTGCAACGACAAGCAATCTTGGTGTGACGCCGTTACCGCGCCCAAGGCCGAGGTCATCGGGGCGATGCAAGAGAAGTGGCTGATGGGCGGTCTGACCAGCTCGAAGGCGACCTGGAATATCCTGGCCCAGCAGGTGATGATGATGGACCTGGACCGCGATCCGGGGCCTGGCGTCGAGGTTAGTTCGGACTCCTGGGCCGGCTACCGCATCCCGCGCGGACGGCTGCTCTCCAAGATCCGCGACGCCAAGGTCGGCAATGTCGTGGTCCTGACCGGCGACGAGCACCAGAACTTCGCCGGCGACCTCTTTGTCGACGGGGCCAGGCACGAGGGCGCGCCGATCGCCTCGGAGTTCGTGATCACCTCGATCAGCTCGGGCGGGGACGGAAACGACCAGCGCGACGACTTCGCCAAGATCCAGGCGGCCAACCCGATCCTGAAGTTCAACAACAACCAGCGCGGCTACGCGATCTGCGACGTGACGCCCAAGGCCTTCGTCACCGAGTTCAAGGTGCTGGACGCGGTCACCCGCAAGGATGGAAAGCTGTCGACGCGGGCGAAATGGGCGCTGGAGGCCGGAAAACCGGGGATCTTTGGGGCCTGA
- the recO gene encoding DNA repair protein RecO, giving the protein MEWEDEAYVLSARSHGETGAIVELLTQDRGKFAAHVAGAASRRVKPFLQPGARVIARYRARVSDQLGSATLEPMGEGPSSLFDDRLALAGLSAAASVAASALPEREAHPGAFHALEALIRVLEIPEIWPAVYVRYEAGLLQELGFGLDLSKCAATGSFDDLVYVSPRTGRAVSRQAGRPYHDKLLPLPPFMLSSQGGLSEGDVKAGLDITGHFLEQFVFGPLNRPLPPARVWLLDRLSEAGRL; this is encoded by the coding sequence ATGGAGTGGGAGGACGAAGCCTACGTCCTCTCGGCCCGCTCGCATGGCGAGACGGGGGCCATCGTCGAGCTTCTCACCCAGGATCGCGGCAAGTTCGCCGCCCACGTGGCCGGCGCGGCTTCGCGGCGGGTGAAGCCTTTCCTGCAGCCGGGCGCGCGGGTCATCGCGCGCTATCGCGCCCGGGTCTCGGACCAGCTGGGTTCGGCCACCCTGGAGCCGATGGGCGAGGGGCCTTCGTCCCTGTTCGACGATCGCCTTGCGTTGGCCGGTCTATCGGCGGCCGCTTCGGTCGCGGCGTCCGCCCTGCCGGAGCGCGAGGCCCATCCGGGCGCCTTCCACGCGCTGGAGGCCCTGATCCGCGTGTTGGAGATCCCCGAGATCTGGCCGGCGGTCTATGTCCGCTATGAGGCGGGGCTGCTGCAGGAGCTGGGCTTCGGCTTGGATCTCTCCAAGTGCGCCGCCACCGGGAGCTTCGACGACCTCGTCTATGTCAGCCCGCGCACCGGTCGCGCCGTCAGCCGCCAGGCCGGCCGGCCCTATCACGACAAGCTGCTGCCGCTGCCGCCGTTCATGCTGTCCTCGCAGGGCGGCCTGAGCGAAGGCGACGTAAAGGCCGGCCTCGACATCACCGGCCATTTCCTCGAGCAGTTCGTATTCGGCCCGCTGAACCGTCCGCTGCCGCCGGCGCGGGTCTGGCTGCTGGATCGCCTCAGCGAAGCCGGCAGGCTTTAA
- a CDS encoding arylamine N-acetyltransferase family protein produces the protein MFDAQIGNEGAAAAVDLNAYFERIGYDGPCEPTMATLCAITRLHPDAIPFENLDVLLGRGISLAPADVAAKLITAGRGGYCYEQNGLLKRSLEGVGFQVQGLIARVQWMQPKGAPPRPRSHMVLGVTLEGETWLVDAGFGGCVLTAPLRLFSDAVQETPHGRFRIVDVQTGGVVERQVQADLSGHWSPLYQVAQGAWTDIDYEQVNYFTYTHPSSHFTWSMTVGRTTATARYALKNNRFTQRDVTGALVEQRDLTVEELEATLRDVIGLPVGAGWRPVLEKVVAWGTAV, from the coding sequence ATGTTTGACGCCCAGATAGGCAATGAGGGGGCGGCCGCGGCCGTCGACCTGAACGCCTATTTCGAGCGGATCGGGTACGACGGCCCATGCGAGCCCACGATGGCGACCCTGTGCGCCATCACCCGCCTGCACCCGGACGCTATCCCGTTCGAGAACCTCGACGTCCTGCTGGGACGCGGAATCAGCCTCGCGCCGGCCGATGTCGCCGCCAAGCTGATCACCGCCGGACGAGGCGGATACTGCTACGAACAGAACGGTCTCCTGAAGCGCTCGCTGGAAGGCGTCGGCTTCCAGGTTCAGGGCCTGATCGCCCGGGTGCAATGGATGCAGCCGAAAGGTGCGCCGCCGCGCCCGCGTTCGCACATGGTGCTGGGCGTGACGCTGGAGGGGGAGACCTGGCTGGTCGACGCCGGCTTCGGCGGCTGCGTGCTGACCGCGCCTCTGCGGCTCTTCTCCGATGCAGTACAGGAGACGCCGCACGGCCGGTTCCGCATCGTCGACGTTCAGACCGGCGGTGTCGTCGAGCGCCAGGTTCAAGCCGACCTCTCGGGCCATTGGTCGCCGCTGTACCAGGTCGCACAGGGCGCCTGGACCGACATCGACTACGAGCAAGTCAACTACTTCACCTATACGCACCCCAGCTCGCACTTCACCTGGAGCATGACCGTCGGACGCACCACGGCGACGGCCCGCTATGCCCTGAAGAACAACCGCTTCACCCAGCGCGACGTCACCGGCGCCCTGGTCGAGCAACGCGACCTCACTGTCGAAGAGCTGGAAGCGACCCTGCGCGACGTGATCGGCCTGCCGGTCGGGGCCGGTTGGCGGCCGGTGCTGGAGAAGGTCGTGGCGTGGGGGACCGCCGTCTAG
- the era gene encoding GTPase Era codes for MTDTTPKTRAGFAAIIGAPNAGKSTLVNRMVGAKVSIVTQKVQTTRFPVRGVAIEGDTQIVLVDTPGIFSPRRRLDRAMVRSAWAGSEEAEATVHLVDVQAELASRADKATPGEYRSAQDVQTIIEGLKAANRKVILALNKIDGIKRDTLLAVAKDFFDTGVYTDVFMISASTGAGVEDLTAKLVSMMPEGPWLYPEDQTADLPARLLAAEITREKVYLRVHEELPYAATVETTAFEERKDGSVRIEQTILVEREGQRVIVIGKGGQTLKWIGQASREELCEILDRKVHLFLHVKVKENWAEERGLFSDIGLDFDV; via the coding sequence ATGACTGACACCACTCCCAAGACTCGCGCCGGTTTCGCGGCGATCATCGGCGCGCCCAACGCCGGCAAGTCCACCCTGGTCAACCGCATGGTCGGGGCCAAGGTCTCGATCGTGACCCAGAAGGTCCAGACCACTCGGTTCCCCGTGCGCGGGGTCGCGATCGAGGGCGATACGCAGATCGTTCTCGTCGACACCCCCGGGATCTTCAGCCCGCGCCGTCGCCTGGACCGCGCCATGGTCCGCTCGGCCTGGGCCGGCTCGGAAGAGGCCGAGGCCACGGTCCATCTGGTCGACGTCCAGGCCGAACTGGCCAGCCGCGCCGACAAGGCCACCCCGGGTGAATACCGCTCGGCCCAGGACGTCCAGACCATCATCGAGGGCCTGAAGGCCGCCAATCGCAAGGTCATTCTGGCGCTGAACAAGATCGACGGGATCAAGCGCGACACCCTGCTGGCCGTGGCCAAGGACTTCTTCGACACCGGCGTCTACACCGACGTCTTCATGATCAGCGCCTCGACCGGCGCGGGCGTCGAGGACCTGACCGCCAAACTCGTTTCGATGATGCCGGAAGGCCCCTGGCTCTATCCGGAAGACCAGACCGCCGACCTGCCGGCCCGCCTGCTGGCCGCCGAGATCACCCGCGAGAAGGTCTATCTGCGCGTCCACGAGGAACTGCCCTACGCGGCCACGGTCGAGACGACCGCCTTCGAGGAGCGCAAGGACGGCAGCGTCCGCATCGAGCAGACCATCCTGGTCGAGCGCGAGGGCCAGCGGGTCATCGTGATCGGTAAGGGGGGCCAGACCTTGAAGTGGATCGGCCAGGCCTCGCGCGAGGAACTGTGCGAGATCCTCGACCGCAAGGTTCATTTGTTCCTTCACGTGAAGGTCAAGGAGAACTGGGCCGAGGAACGCGGCCTGTTCAGCGACATCGGCCTGGATTTCGATGTTTGA